The segment CCTACATGCTCGCCCAGGAATCCGGAAGTGTAGCATTGGTGATTCTCGGTGGGATGAATACCATCTTCCCGCCTCTACAGAGCATCGGTTACGGAGCTGTACAGGAGGTTGGTCGGTCTCTCTTTTCCCTCTATCAGAATGAGGGAATTGCCGTCCGTGGTTTTCAAGCGCCGGCGGATGTTGATTATGGTCTGTATTTAGATTACATATCTTCGGTTCTTCGGGAAAATACCGGAAAGACCCGGGGAAGATGGAATAAGTTTAGTGGAAAAACAGGCCTGTTCGGCCTTCGGTAAACCCGGGTCTTCTATGAGGAGATGGAGCCTGGTACACGATGAAAACGTATGAGGCTCAAAACAGGCCTGGTTCCCGGGCTGTATGCAGTATTTCCGGGCTTGAACAGGAAGCCTATGGCGCAAAGGGATGCAGCGGTATCTCTCGGGGCACTACCTCTGGAGTCAGACCCCCCAGGTAGCACCGCATTATCCGGTGTAGTGTACAAACCGTGGCGCGTTAATAACAGGAAGGATAGTCGATGAAATTATGGATACGTCTTTTACTAGGAGCTGCTGCCGGGGTGATACTCGGATGGCTGCTGCCCCTTTCGGGAGGGGACACAGAGTCTTTTTTCCAGGGGATTGCCGGCCTCACCATTAATATCGGCCGGTATATTGTGTTCCCCTTGGTGTTTTTCAGTGCGAGTATCGCAGTGTACGAGCTCTGGTTCGAGGGAAAACTTCTCCGTCTTACTGCCTTTGTTCTTCCCGGGATAGTAATTTCCACCGGACTCACAGTGTTGTTCTCCGGGCTGTTCTTTCTCATCTTCCAACCCGAGCGAATTCCAATCATTATTAAAGAAGGGGATATCCTGGCCCTCCCTGACCCCTTGAGCTTACTTCAAGGTGTGTTCCCGGCGAATCTCTTCCAGGGCTTTGTTCAGAACAGCAACTATTTGTTACCGGTGTTCCTATTTGCGGTGATTCTCGGGTTTGCCTTCCATTACCATAAAGCCCATGCAGAGCCGAGCCTTGACGTGTTTGATTCCCTGAGCCGGGTGTTATTCAGGGTGAATTATTACATGGTTGAGTTCATGATACTTGGTTTTGCCATATTAGCCGGGTACAGGGTGCTGCAGATTCGGGGATTTGGTGATGTGGAACTCTTTTCCCAGCTTTTTCTTTTGTTGGCTGTGCTGACGGTGTTTTTTGCTGTAATTGCGTATCCCCTGATCTTTTGGGCTGTTACTAGGATCGCAAAAAAGCCCGGAAACCCCTATAAGCTGCTGGTCAGCAGTCTCATTCCCGGCATTGCCGGTTTATTATCCGGGGATAATTATTTTACCTACGGATTTCTGGTGAGGACGGGAAAGGAGCAGTCGTTATTACCCCGCCGGGGAGGAGCGACCATCTATCCTCTATCGGTCATGTTTGCCAAAGCAGGAACGGCAGCGGTTATTGCCGTATCCTTTATGTTGATTCTTCGGTCCTACTCCAGCCTAGAGATTTCTACGGGTCAGTTTTTCTGGGTGATTGCTGCAAGTATCGGGGTATCCTTTCTTCTGGCTGGAGAACCGGGTACAGGGGTTATCGTGGGGTTGGCCCTGGTTTCATCCTGGTACGGTCAGGGACTTGAGGAAGGATACCTAATCCTCTTGCCTGCAGCGCCGATCCTTATCGCCTTCGGTGTCTTGTTGGATACCATGGCGGTTGGTTTAATAGCCGGACTCACCGCCAGAATTCAGGAGATTGAGTTTAAAAACTAGGGTAGCGCACAATAGGTTGTTCACTACATTGATACCGGTGTACAGCAACCATTGCTCCCAAGGGTTAGCTTAGAGGCGGACTTCGAGGCCGAGGTTTACCCAGATAAACAGGGTATCGTAGAAGGGCATGGCCGCTTCATCCCAGGCATGCCAGATGGGGAATTCCGTTTTTATCATCCCGATGAATGAAACGGCGGATCCAATGGCGACTCGGGAGCCAAGGCGTACTTCCGGAAAAAACCATCGCCCGCGGGTATGCAAGTCGGTCCAGATAATGCCGATTTCATCCTGGGTTGTACCGTCGATGCCCCAGAGGGGGATCCGTAGAATCCCGCTGATTCCTGGACCGAAGAATAGATCAACCGACGGCCCCAAGCGCAGGGTTATTTCCAGAGGCAGGGTAATCCCTAACCCGAATACCTGGGCAATTGGTCCCAGATTACCCCCGCTTTCGATCTGGGTTGGTACGGCCCTTCCTACAGATTCAGAATACAGGTACTCATCAGTAAAAAAGTCTAAGGCGGGATTCAAGGCTAATACTGTGGAAAAGGGAAGGCGCAGAGAGATACCGAATGCACCCAGGATGGGTGAGGTTTCCGCTCCTTGTACGGTCCCCGGTACTGATTGCCCCTGCCAAAAGACCCCCCTGTGAAAGCCTAAGGCCACCCCCGGGGTATCGTTTCCCCGGCTTTGAGGTTCCTGAGGCGCGGGGGATTGTTCCACGTCCGGGGATTCATGCTGGGAGAATCCGGCGGGTAGGAGAAGGGACAGGAGAATAAGTGCTGTGACAGCCTTAAGACCTGTTTTTTTACCGCGTTTCATGGGGTACCCTCTCAGTGTCCCAGTATACTACAGGGCTGCAGGGATTGCCGGTCTCCGGTGCATTTTCATGGTCTAGTAGGCCTTTGCAAAGACAGCTGCGTACTTTGCCGGCTCCCCGGTAAAGATACAAGTGTTTCCCTGGGCGGTTTCCTCGTTTCCGAAGGGTAGAACCCGAATGGTGGCCTTTGTTTCTTCTTTCACCCTGGCTTCTACAGCGGGGTCTCCGTTCCAGTACGCTGTTACGAATCCGCCCCCGCCGTCGGAGTTGAAGTAGGCTTTAAACTCGTCGTAGGTGCTTGCTTGGAA is part of the Spirochaeta lutea genome and harbors:
- a CDS encoding dicarboxylate/amino acid:cation symporter, with product MKLWIRLLLGAAAGVILGWLLPLSGGDTESFFQGIAGLTINIGRYIVFPLVFFSASIAVYELWFEGKLLRLTAFVLPGIVISTGLTVLFSGLFFLIFQPERIPIIIKEGDILALPDPLSLLQGVFPANLFQGFVQNSNYLLPVFLFAVILGFAFHYHKAHAEPSLDVFDSLSRVLFRVNYYMVEFMILGFAILAGYRVLQIRGFGDVELFSQLFLLLAVLTVFFAVIAYPLIFWAVTRIAKKPGNPYKLLVSSLIPGIAGLLSGDNYFTYGFLVRTGKEQSLLPRRGGATIYPLSVMFAKAGTAAVIAVSFMLILRSYSSLEISTGQFFWVIAASIGVSFLLAGEPGTGVIVGLALVSSWYGQGLEEGYLILLPAAPILIAFGVLLDTMAVGLIAGLTARIQEIEFKN